In Hwangdonia lutea, a single window of DNA contains:
- a CDS encoding toxin-antitoxin system YwqK family antitoxin has translation MKFKVLLIIICTYCHVQAQTSYKEYFDDGSVKMEGAKKDGLLSGEIKYYYPSGKLKFVDYCYKGKRTGTGKEYYESGQLSALVNYRDDTYHGLFKTYHEDGRLKTKVNFNEGKKVGEFISYHKNGNLESQVNYNENGKAHGQYVAYYNNKQLFAKCNYINGNIEGALNSYYSNGQLAQTATYKNGKKHGVLNEYYQSGKVKLNSAYKDDKLEEDYLLYYENGQLKVKAKMSYGILLTRSSYYENGAMESEIIKDKTTSDFNCTYYHPSGEISSAGQTSSFSYLKKIGEWVYYHTNKKLYKTELYGDYGGLQEVINCFDGKGNALDKGSFVNGNGKLNEYDINGTLLQTNLYKDGAIVKQ, from the coding sequence ATGAAGTTTAAAGTCCTTTTAATTATTATTTGCACTTATTGCCATGTACAGGCGCAAACCTCATATAAAGAGTATTTTGATGATGGTTCCGTAAAAATGGAAGGCGCAAAAAAAGATGGTTTGTTATCCGGCGAGATTAAGTATTATTACCCTTCCGGAAAGCTGAAATTTGTTGATTATTGCTACAAAGGAAAAAGGACTGGAACTGGAAAAGAATACTACGAAAGTGGTCAATTGTCGGCATTGGTAAATTATAGAGATGATACATACCACGGCTTGTTTAAAACCTATCATGAAGATGGAAGGCTAAAGACTAAAGTCAATTTTAACGAAGGAAAAAAAGTTGGAGAATTTATATCTTATCACAAAAACGGCAATCTAGAAAGTCAAGTAAATTATAACGAAAACGGTAAAGCTCACGGCCAATACGTAGCCTATTACAATAATAAACAGCTTTTTGCCAAGTGCAATTATATAAACGGCAACATTGAAGGCGCATTAAACAGCTATTATTCAAACGGGCAATTGGCGCAAACCGCCACCTATAAAAACGGAAAAAAGCATGGTGTTTTAAATGAGTATTATCAAAGTGGAAAAGTAAAATTAAATTCCGCTTATAAAGATGATAAATTAGAAGAAGATTACTTGCTTTATTATGAAAACGGACAATTAAAAGTGAAAGCAAAAATGTCTTATGGCATTCTTTTAACCCGATCTAGTTATTACGAAAACGGAGCTATGGAATCCGAAATAATAAAAGACAAAACTACTTCAGATTTTAACTGTACCTACTACCACCCTAGCGGGGAAATTTCTAGCGCAGGACAAACCTCAAGTTTTTCATATCTCAAAAAAATTGGCGAATGGGTATATTATCATACCAACAAAAAACTTTACAAAACCGAATTGTATGGCGATTACGGAGGGCTTCAAGAGGTAATAAATTGTTTTGATGGAAAGGGCAATGCTTTGGATAAGGGAAGTTTTGTAAACGGCAATGGAAAGCTTAATGAATATGATATAAACGGAACACTTCTACAAACAAACTTGTATAAAGACGGAGCTATTGTTAAACAGTAA
- a CDS encoding acetyl-CoA carboxylase biotin carboxyl carrier protein subunit: MSQTFKTNVNNTFEFEIDEEAILNLDAIQVSDAEFHVLHHHKSYHVEIEESNFNNKTYQVKVNNNTYNINIFNNLDALIKEMGFTIGSTKHVDSIKAPMPGLILEIQVEANQEVKENDTLLILEAMKMENIITSPRDGIIKSISVTKGDAVEKNQLLIEFE; the protein is encoded by the coding sequence ATGAGTCAAACCTTCAAAACCAACGTTAATAATACCTTCGAATTTGAAATTGACGAAGAAGCCATTTTAAATCTTGATGCCATTCAAGTTTCAGACGCTGAGTTTCATGTGCTTCATCACCATAAATCATACCATGTCGAGATTGAAGAATCAAATTTCAACAACAAAACATATCAAGTAAAAGTTAACAACAATACGTATAACATAAACATTTTCAACAACTTAGATGCATTAATTAAAGAAATGGGTTTTACCATAGGTTCAACAAAACATGTCGATTCCATAAAAGCGCCCATGCCCGGATTAATTTTAGAAATACAAGTTGAAGCAAATCAAGAGGTTAAAGAAAACGACACCTTGCTTATTCTTGAAGCGATGAAAATGGAAAACATTATAACCTCGCCAAGAGACGGGATTATTAAATCTATTTCGGTAACAAAAGGTGATGCCGTAGAAAAAAACCAGTTGTTAATTGAGTTTGAATAA
- a CDS encoding DUF5063 domain-containing protein codes for MSELRILIDQITEFGTNPKVELTNKTDVLKKLLVGIYSEFLKVEFKFDEKDYEEEPDFDYNEIKTNVKSNFPDFDWYSMVLDLNKMEPNVEIGIGGALDDLTDIIKDMLVVKWKMDNTSGVNALWEFEFSMRTHSEQHLIDLLKFIKEKE; via the coding sequence TTGAGTGAATTAAGAATATTAATAGACCAAATAACGGAATTCGGAACAAATCCTAAAGTAGAACTGACGAACAAAACTGATGTCCTAAAAAAACTGTTGGTCGGAATTTACTCGGAATTTCTAAAGGTGGAATTTAAATTTGACGAAAAGGATTATGAAGAAGAACCTGACTTTGATTACAACGAAATAAAGACAAATGTAAAATCTAACTTTCCAGATTTCGACTGGTACTCTATGGTTTTGGACTTAAACAAAATGGAACCAAATGTAGAAATCGGAATTGGAGGCGCATTGGATGACCTGACTGATATTATAAAAGATATGTTGGTTGTTAAATGGAAAATGGACAACACAAGCGGAGTGAATGCTCTATGGGAATTTGAGTTTTCTATGAGAACTCATTCGGAACAACATTTAATTGACCTTTTGAAATTCATAAAAGAAAAAGAATAG
- a CDS encoding DUF4294 domain-containing protein: MNFLKYICFFFPLLALAQISDTVPDSTAVKYLIIKGDSIPRTAIDLDEVMLLHELKFDGKEDRIRYLILRRKTLKVYPYAKMAAERLDSMNKRLASIEKKRHKRRYAKRVQKYIEGEFSEELKKLTRTEGQILVKLIHRQTGETAFNLVKELRNGWRAFWYNTTASMFDISLKREFDPLNVKEDYLIEDILQRNFQSGRLERQKSATKHDFYDLTNKWLKPTANKQ; encoded by the coding sequence ATGAATTTTTTAAAATACATATGCTTCTTTTTTCCGCTTTTGGCTTTAGCGCAAATCAGTGATACCGTGCCAGATTCAACTGCGGTAAAGTACCTGATTATCAAAGGCGATTCCATACCACGAACAGCCATTGATTTAGACGAGGTGATGCTGTTGCACGAGCTTAAATTTGATGGTAAAGAAGACCGTATTCGCTATTTAATTTTACGCCGGAAAACCCTAAAAGTATATCCGTATGCCAAAATGGCTGCCGAACGTTTGGATTCTATGAATAAACGATTGGCAAGTATTGAAAAGAAACGCCATAAACGACGGTATGCCAAACGTGTTCAAAAATATATTGAGGGTGAATTTTCAGAAGAATTAAAAAAGTTAACGCGTACCGAAGGACAAATATTGGTAAAATTAATTCACCGGCAAACGGGTGAAACAGCCTTTAATTTGGTTAAGGAATTGCGCAACGGTTGGCGGGCGTTTTGGTATAATACCACGGCGAGTATGTTCGATATTTCATTAAAGCGCGAGTTCGATCCGCTAAACGTAAAAGAAGATTATTTAATTGAAGATATTTTACAGCGCAATTTTCAAAGCGGCCGTTTAGAACGGCAAAAATCGGCGACGAAACACGATTTTTACGACTTAACCAATAAATGGCTAAAACCAACTGCAAACAAGCAATAA
- a CDS encoding GNAT family N-acetyltransferase, with translation MIRPFHIKDTQALLDIYNYFVLNTIVTFDIEPLSIEAFTEKTKTINNTYPFLVFEENNVILGYTYGSKWRPKPAYNHTVESTVYVKHDAHGKKIGTELYTELLRLLKQENYHVVLGGLTLPNEASVQLHEKFGFKQVAHFKEVGLKFNQWLDVGFWQLNF, from the coding sequence TTGATTAGACCTTTTCACATAAAAGATACCCAAGCCTTATTAGACATTTACAACTATTTTGTACTAAATACCATTGTAACGTTTGATATTGAACCTTTATCCATTGAAGCTTTTACTGAAAAAACAAAGACCATTAACAACACATATCCTTTTTTGGTTTTTGAAGAAAACAACGTTATTTTAGGTTATACCTACGGAAGCAAATGGCGACCCAAACCAGCTTACAACCACACGGTTGAATCTACAGTGTACGTTAAACATGACGCACACGGAAAAAAAATTGGAACAGAACTTTATACTGAATTACTTCGCCTATTAAAACAAGAAAACTACCATGTGGTTTTGGGCGGATTAACACTACCAAACGAAGCCAGCGTACAGCTACACGAAAAATTCGGTTTTAAACAAGTGGCCCACTTTAAAGAGGTTGGTTTAAAATTTAACCAATGGCTCGATGTGGGCTTTTGGCAGCTTAACTTTTAA
- a CDS encoding peptidylprolyl isomerase yields the protein MQDGLYAKFNTTKGEILVALEYKKTPGTVGNFVALAEGNLENSVKPQGTPYYDGLKFHRVIPDFMIQGGCPQGSGSGNPGYKFDDEFHPDLKHDAPGVLSMANAGPGTNGSQFFITHVETPWLDNNHTVFGKVEEGQDVVDAIAQGDVIDSLEIIRVGADAEAYNAVEAFRTFEGSREKRLAEAKALADAELDKIAAGFNKTDSGLRYQIIQEGKGTKAEKGKTVSVHYKGQLADGTVFDSSYKRNQPLEFPVGVGQVIPGWDEGICLLNVGDKARLVIPSELGYGSRGAGGVIPPDATLIFDVELMDVK from the coding sequence ATGCAAGACGGATTATACGCAAAATTCAATACAACAAAAGGAGAAATACTTGTTGCTTTAGAGTACAAAAAAACACCAGGAACCGTAGGTAACTTTGTTGCTTTGGCAGAAGGAAACCTAGAAAACTCGGTAAAACCACAGGGTACGCCTTATTATGATGGTTTAAAATTCCATCGGGTAATTCCAGATTTTATGATTCAAGGTGGTTGTCCACAAGGATCGGGATCGGGTAACCCAGGCTACAAATTTGATGATGAATTTCACCCAGATTTAAAACATGATGCCCCAGGCGTGTTATCTATGGCCAATGCGGGCCCAGGCACTAACGGCAGTCAGTTTTTTATTACTCATGTTGAAACCCCTTGGTTGGATAACAACCATACTGTTTTTGGAAAAGTTGAAGAAGGACAGGATGTGGTTGATGCCATTGCACAAGGTGATGTAATTGACAGCTTAGAGATTATTAGAGTTGGTGCCGATGCAGAAGCTTATAATGCTGTGGAAGCCTTTAGAACCTTTGAAGGCTCCAGGGAAAAAAGATTAGCAGAAGCTAAAGCCTTAGCTGATGCTGAATTAGATAAAATTGCAGCCGGTTTCAATAAAACAGATAGTGGTTTGCGTTATCAAATCATTCAAGAAGGAAAAGGCACCAAAGCCGAAAAAGGTAAAACCGTTTCGGTACATTATAAAGGGCAATTGGCCGATGGTACGGTATTCGATTCTTCATACAAACGCAACCAACCACTTGAGTTTCCTGTTGGTGTTGGTCAAGTTATCCCAGGATGGGACGAAGGCATTTGTTTGTTAAATGTAGGCGATAAAGCACGTTTGGTTATCCCAAGTGAATTAGGCTACGGAAGCCGAGGCGCAGGCGGTGTAATTCCACCAGATGCCACTTTAATTTTCGATGTCGAGTTGATGGACGTAAAATAA
- a CDS encoding YfiT family bacillithiol transferase translates to MGEQELQKLKYPIGQFESPKVISQKHIENWITILEHFPNRLETLVENLSDQQLDTAYRLDGWTVRQVVHHLSDSHLHSYVRFKWTLTEENPVIKPYFEDRWAALNDSKTAPIAMSLNLLKAIHFKLVYLLKTLSDHDLNKYFIHPDTNNKVILKNNIGIYAWHSNHHYAHIQNLLKRKGW, encoded by the coding sequence ATGGGAGAACAAGAACTACAAAAACTAAAATATCCTATTGGTCAGTTTGAGAGTCCGAAAGTCATTTCACAGAAACACATTGAAAACTGGATTACCATTTTAGAGCATTTTCCCAACCGCTTGGAAACCTTGGTAGAAAACCTATCTGACCAGCAATTAGATACGGCATATAGGCTTGATGGCTGGACGGTGAGGCAGGTTGTACATCATCTCTCCGATAGTCATCTTCATAGTTATGTCCGTTTTAAATGGACCTTAACCGAAGAAAACCCGGTTATAAAACCCTACTTCGAAGATCGGTGGGCTGCACTTAACGATTCTAAAACAGCACCCATAGCCATGTCTCTTAATTTATTAAAGGCTATTCATTTTAAATTGGTTTATTTGCTTAAAACCTTATCGGATCACGATTTAAACAAATACTTTATTCATCCGGACACCAACAACAAAGTCATTTTAAAAAATAATATAGGCATTTATGCGTGGCACAGTAACCATCATTATGCGCATATTCAAAATTTGTTAAAACGAAAAGGTTGGTGA
- a CDS encoding DUF6794 domain-containing protein, whose amino-acid sequence MNKILLVLFLTFPILGNAQTNCEKYTDKYIPIDLNDAITFFECKWPKEDLDNFKNKDENTATTELHFGTGMSIRNNWKLWAGTSDISKYFRDLGIHHPDDMSSIILTSLHRKLNEKPIELENQIKYYQDYWAESEKKQKDRQKEEFSEFKIGDKVEFSYDYDFVSKKQEKKWMDDKCYATGIIVGLNKEKLEVQVKLKKSCDRKGIIILKYDVWDKIDGDYQKIEEDKIEIMKKGEIRWTSYELWDVVE is encoded by the coding sequence ATGAATAAAATATTGCTTGTCTTATTTCTGACCTTTCCCATTCTCGGTAATGCTCAAACTAACTGTGAAAAATATACAGACAAATACATTCCTATTGACTTGAACGATGCTATTACCTTTTTTGAGTGTAAATGGCCAAAAGAAGATTTAGATAATTTTAAAAACAAAGACGAGAATACTGCAACAACCGAATTGCACTTTGGAACTGGAATGTCTATTAGAAATAATTGGAAACTGTGGGCTGGAACTTCAGATATATCAAAATACTTTAGAGATTTAGGAATTCATCATCCAGATGATATGTCAAGTATAATTCTGACTTCATTGCATAGAAAACTGAACGAAAAGCCTATAGAATTAGAAAATCAAATTAAATATTATCAAGACTATTGGGCTGAATCCGAGAAAAAGCAAAAAGACAGACAAAAAGAGGAATTTAGCGAATTTAAGATTGGCGATAAAGTAGAATTCTCATACGACTATGATTTCGTATCTAAAAAGCAGGAGAAAAAGTGGATGGATGACAAGTGTTACGCAACTGGAATTATAGTCGGACTGAATAAAGAAAAATTAGAGGTTCAGGTTAAACTCAAAAAGAGTTGCGACCGAAAAGGAATTATCATTTTGAAATATGATGTTTGGGACAAAATTGATGGAGATTATCAAAAGATTGAGGAAGATAAAATTGAGATAATGAAAAAAGGAGAAATACGTTGGACTTCCTATGAATTGTGGGATGTCGTTGAATAA
- a CDS encoding NUDIX hydrolase, translating to MDEYIDILNANGKPTGKSALKSVIHQKGYYHNTAHVWFYTNDGEILLSQRSAKKLICPLLWDVSVAGHVDAGETIKQAAIRETKEEIGLKVHESDLHKIGVFECFQSYENGIVDNEFHHTFISELNVSVDELIPQPDEVEALKLVSPHDFKNHIDNINTKNNHFVASNKPYYETVLQKILQTIA from the coding sequence ATGGACGAATACATTGATATATTAAATGCCAACGGAAAGCCAACGGGCAAATCTGCCTTAAAATCCGTCATCCACCAAAAAGGCTATTACCACAATACGGCACACGTTTGGTTTTACACAAACGATGGCGAAATTTTATTATCGCAACGTTCGGCAAAAAAACTAATTTGCCCATTGCTTTGGGATGTTTCTGTTGCCGGACATGTTGATGCGGGCGAAACCATAAAACAAGCTGCCATAAGGGAAACCAAGGAAGAAATCGGATTAAAAGTCCACGAAAGCGATTTGCATAAAATTGGCGTTTTTGAGTGTTTTCAATCTTATGAAAATGGCATTGTAGACAACGAATTCCATCACACATTCATCAGCGAATTAAATGTTTCAGTGGACGAATTAATACCACAACCGGATGAGGTTGAAGCTTTAAAACTGGTTTCTCCTCATGATTTTAAAAATCATATTGACAATATTAATACGAAAAACAATCACTTTGTGGCTTCAAACAAACCGTATTACGAAACTGTTTTGCAAAAGATTTTACAGACGATTGCCTAA
- the accC gene encoding acetyl-CoA carboxylase biotin carboxylase subunit: MKKILVANRGEIAIRVMKTAQNMGLKTVAVFSTADRNAPHVKFADQAVCIGESPSNQSYLRGDKIIDVAKQLKVDAIHPGYGFLSENADFAELCETNNIIFIGPKSKAIKIMGSKLAAKEAVKQYNIPMVPGIDEAITDVEKAKTIAKNIGFPILIKASAGGGGKGMRVVEKESDLESQMKRAISEATSAFGDGSVFIEKYVGSPRHIEIQIVADSHGNVLHFFERECSIQRRHQKVIEEAPSSVLSPQLREKMGEAAIKVAKSCDYLGAGTVEFLLDENHNFYFLEMNTRLQVEHPVTELICGVDLVELQIRVARDEALKINQKDLKIKGHALELRVYAEDPLNDFLPSVGTLETYKLPVGANIRIDNGFEEGMDIPIYYDPMLAKLITYGKTREAAIQLMIHAIENYHVEGVQTTLAFGKYVCEHDAFRSGNFDTHFVKNHYTPKTLKIETENEARIAALIALKQYLTDQKLLRLPNN, translated from the coding sequence ATGAAAAAAATACTAGTAGCGAACCGCGGTGAAATTGCCATTAGAGTGATGAAAACAGCTCAAAACATGGGACTAAAAACGGTCGCTGTTTTTTCCACGGCCGATAGAAATGCACCCCATGTAAAATTTGCAGACCAAGCCGTTTGTATTGGTGAATCGCCATCAAATCAATCGTATTTACGCGGTGATAAAATTATAGATGTCGCCAAACAACTTAAGGTAGATGCCATTCATCCCGGATATGGATTTTTAAGTGAAAATGCCGATTTTGCCGAATTGTGCGAAACAAACAACATCATTTTTATTGGGCCAAAATCTAAAGCCATCAAAATTATGGGCAGTAAATTGGCAGCCAAAGAAGCTGTAAAGCAGTACAATATTCCCATGGTTCCCGGAATTGATGAAGCCATTACCGATGTTGAAAAAGCGAAAACCATTGCCAAAAACATAGGTTTTCCAATATTGATAAAAGCCTCGGCCGGTGGCGGCGGAAAAGGTATGCGTGTGGTTGAAAAAGAAAGTGATTTGGAATCGCAAATGAAGCGCGCTATTAGTGAAGCCACTTCCGCTTTTGGCGATGGTTCCGTTTTTATAGAAAAATATGTGGGTTCGCCACGCCACATCGAAATTCAAATAGTAGCCGACAGCCATGGTAATGTTTTACATTTTTTTGAGCGCGAATGCAGTATCCAACGGCGGCATCAAAAAGTGATTGAAGAAGCACCCTCGTCTGTTTTAAGTCCACAGTTACGTGAAAAAATGGGGGAAGCTGCTATTAAAGTCGCCAAATCCTGTGATTATTTAGGCGCTGGAACGGTGGAGTTTCTATTGGACGAAAACCATAATTTCTATTTCTTGGAAATGAATACAAGGTTACAGGTTGAACATCCGGTTACCGAATTGATTTGTGGCGTCGATTTGGTGGAACTTCAAATCCGTGTGGCTCGTGATGAAGCCCTTAAAATCAATCAAAAAGATTTAAAAATAAAAGGACATGCCTTAGAATTACGGGTTTATGCCGAAGACCCTTTAAACGATTTTTTACCAAGTGTGGGCACTTTAGAAACGTACAAGCTTCCTGTGGGTGCAAACATTCGTATTGATAATGGTTTTGAAGAAGGCATGGACATCCCCATTTATTATGACCCCATGCTTGCTAAATTAATTACCTATGGAAAAACCCGCGAAGCCGCTATTCAGCTTATGATTCACGCTATAGAAAATTATCATGTTGAAGGCGTGCAAACCACCTTGGCATTTGGAAAATATGTGTGTGAACACGACGCGTTTCGCTCTGGAAATTTTGATACGCATTTTGTAAAAAACCATTACACCCCAAAAACTTTAAAAATTGAAACAGAAAATGAAGCAAGAATTGCAGCATTAATAGCTTTAAAGCAATATTTGACAGATCAAAAACTACTGCGTTTACCAAACAACTAA
- a CDS encoding M42 family metallopeptidase, protein MAKKNILNKKSIDFLEKYLNNAAPTGYEWTGQKLWMDYLKPYVDEFITDTYGTAVGVINPKAKYKVVIEGHADEISWYVNYISDNGLIYVIRNGGSDHQIAPSKIVNIHTKKGIVKGVFGWPAIHTRNKAKEEAPKPDNIFIDCGCKTKEDVEKLGVHVGCVITYPDEFHILNKDNFVCRALDNRMGGFMIAEVARLLKENKKELPFGLYITNSVQEEIGLRGAEMITHTIKPHVAIVTDVTHDTTTPMIEKKKEGHLELGKGPVVAYAPAVQQKLRDLITDTAEAKKIPFQRSALSRATGTDTDAFAYSNGGVASALISLPLRYMHTTVEMVHRDDVENVIKLIYETLLNIKDGETFSYFK, encoded by the coding sequence ATGGCAAAAAAGAACATTCTTAATAAAAAATCGATAGACTTTTTAGAAAAATATTTAAACAACGCCGCCCCAACGGGCTACGAATGGACAGGGCAAAAATTGTGGATGGATTACCTTAAACCTTATGTGGATGAGTTTATTACCGATACTTACGGCACTGCGGTTGGTGTAATTAACCCCAAGGCGAAATACAAAGTGGTGATTGAGGGGCATGCCGACGAAATTTCGTGGTACGTTAATTATATTTCTGATAACGGCTTAATTTATGTGATTAGAAACGGTGGTAGCGACCACCAAATTGCACCGAGTAAAATTGTAAATATCCACACAAAAAAGGGCATTGTAAAAGGTGTTTTTGGTTGGCCGGCCATCCATACGCGCAACAAAGCTAAAGAAGAGGCGCCAAAACCCGATAATATTTTTATTGATTGTGGTTGTAAAACCAAGGAGGATGTTGAAAAACTGGGTGTGCACGTGGGTTGTGTAATTACTTATCCAGACGAATTTCATATTTTAAACAAAGACAATTTTGTGTGTCGCGCCTTAGATAACCGTATGGGTGGTTTTATGATTGCCGAAGTAGCACGATTACTTAAAGAGAATAAAAAGGAACTGCCTTTTGGATTGTACATAACCAATTCCGTGCAAGAAGAAATTGGTTTGCGCGGGGCAGAAATGATTACCCACACCATAAAACCCCATGTGGCCATTGTTACCGATGTAACGCACGATACCACTACCCCAATGATTGAAAAGAAAAAAGAAGGCCATCTGGAATTGGGTAAAGGCCCTGTGGTTGCTTATGCACCCGCGGTACAGCAAAAACTGCGCGATTTAATTACCGATACGGCAGAGGCCAAAAAAATACCTTTTCAGCGTTCGGCACTATCAAGAGCCACAGGAACCGATACCGATGCTTTTGCTTATAGCAATGGTGGCGTTGCTTCGGCGTTAATATCCTTACCGCTACGTTACATGCACACCACGGTAGAAATGGTGCATAGAGACGATGTGGAAAACGTGATTAAACTCATTTACGAAACGCTGCTTAATATAAAAGACGGGGAAACGTTTTCGTATTTTAAATAA
- a CDS encoding acyl-CoA carboxylase subunit beta translates to MKTKIDKLNEKLQLAHLGGGQKRIDKQHAKKKLTARERVNYLMDEGSFEEIGALVTHRTTDFGMENQIYYGDGVITGYGTVNGRLVYIYAQDFTVFGGALSETHAEKICKIMDLALKVGAPIIGLNDSGGARIQEGVRSLGGYADIFYRNVQASGVIPQISAIMGPCAGGAVYSPAMTDFTMMVENTSYMFVTGPNVVKTVTNEAVTSEELGGAYTHASKSGVAHKTSANDIACLEDIKNLLSYLPQNNTETPHTIDIEIQNEIRDVLSDIVPDNPNKPYDMHAVISGIIDTDSFYEIHKDYAENIIVGFARLGGKSIGIVANQPQFLAGVLDVNSSKKAARFTRFCDCFNIPLLVLVDVPGFLPGTDQEWNGIIVHGAKLLYALSEATVPRVTVITRKAYGGAYDVMNSKHIGADLNYAWPGAEIAVMGAKGASEIIFKKEIANADDPVEKLAKKEAEYAEKFANPYRAAERGFIDEVILPKNTRRKLIKAFNMLEDKKVDSPKRKHGNIPL, encoded by the coding sequence ATGAAAACCAAAATAGATAAATTAAACGAGAAACTACAATTAGCACATTTAGGCGGCGGACAAAAACGGATTGATAAGCAACACGCCAAAAAAAAACTAACGGCTAGAGAACGTGTAAACTATTTGATGGACGAAGGTTCCTTTGAAGAAATCGGAGCTTTGGTAACGCACAGAACTACCGATTTTGGTATGGAAAATCAAATCTATTACGGCGATGGTGTTATCACGGGCTACGGTACTGTTAATGGCCGATTGGTTTATATTTACGCCCAAGACTTTACGGTTTTTGGTGGCGCCTTATCCGAAACACATGCCGAAAAAATCTGTAAAATTATGGATTTGGCCCTTAAAGTTGGTGCACCAATAATCGGACTTAACGACTCCGGTGGAGCGCGTATTCAAGAAGGTGTGCGCTCCTTAGGTGGTTATGCCGATATTTTTTATAGAAACGTACAAGCCTCGGGGGTAATTCCGCAAATTTCGGCCATTATGGGACCCTGTGCGGGTGGCGCGGTGTATTCTCCGGCAATGACCGATTTTACGATGATGGTGGAAAATACAAGTTACATGTTTGTTACCGGGCCCAATGTTGTAAAAACGGTAACGAATGAAGCCGTTACAAGCGAAGAATTAGGCGGCGCTTACACCCATGCTTCAAAATCCGGTGTGGCCCATAAAACCTCGGCAAACGATATTGCATGTTTGGAAGATATAAAAAATCTTTTAAGTTATTTACCTCAAAACAATACCGAAACACCACACACAATAGACATTGAAATCCAAAATGAAATTCGCGATGTATTATCGGATATCGTTCCGGACAACCCTAATAAACCATACGACATGCACGCGGTAATTTCTGGAATTATTGACACGGATTCCTTTTACGAAATTCATAAGGATTATGCCGAAAATATCATTGTAGGTTTCGCTCGCTTAGGCGGAAAAAGCATTGGTATTGTTGCTAATCAGCCACAATTTTTAGCTGGTGTTTTAGATGTAAATAGCTCTAAAAAGGCAGCACGATTTACACGTTTTTGCGACTGTTTTAATATTCCATTACTTGTTTTGGTTGATGTTCCCGGGTTTTTACCAGGCACCGACCAAGAGTGGAATGGTATTATTGTGCATGGTGCCAAACTATTGTATGCATTAAGTGAAGCTACCGTGCCACGAGTAACCGTAATTACCAGAAAAGCCTATGGCGGTGCTTACGATGTAATGAATTCCAAACATATTGGAGCAGATTTAAATTACGCATGGCCAGGTGCCGAAATTGCGGTAATGGGTGCAAAAGGCGCAAGTGAAATCATCTTTAAAAAAGAAATAGCCAATGCCGATGACCCCGTAGAAAAACTTGCTAAAAAAGAAGCCGAATATGCCGAAAAATTTGCAAACCCTTATCGTGCCGCAGAACGTGGTTTTATTGATGAAGTAATTCTGCCAAAAAACACGAGGCGCAAATTAATCAAAGCATTTAATATGTTAGAAGATAAAAAGGTAGATAGCCCTAAGCGCAAACATGGCAATATTCCGCTATAA